Proteins from a genomic interval of Pseudomonas versuta:
- a CDS encoding c-type cytochrome: MKSLTLFIVFLISLPACAAQLTVESGSGSRSWQTAELLHHPAAQTLHITDDVSYKRNMTYRAIPLATLLEGIKPDDHLQAVALDGFAAELAAAPLLNQNGAKAWLAIEDPAHPWPPLGKGKPSAGPFYLVWTDPQASHISPEQWPFQVVSFKRQLPVAERFPALRPDPALPKDSSVNQGFVLFQKNCLACHRLNGAGDAQFGPDLNIPYNPTEYFAADFLKHYIRDPQSLRQWPQARMPGFSPTVLPDNELELLIQYLQHMTTRKVNS, from the coding sequence TTGAAATCACTGACTCTCTTCATCGTTTTCTTAATCAGCCTGCCGGCTTGCGCTGCTCAACTCACAGTCGAGTCCGGCAGCGGCAGCCGCAGTTGGCAAACCGCCGAGCTATTGCATCATCCGGCGGCGCAAACTCTGCATATAACTGATGATGTTTCTTACAAGCGCAACATGACCTATCGCGCTATTCCACTGGCCACCCTGCTTGAAGGCATAAAGCCCGATGACCACCTGCAAGCGGTCGCGCTGGATGGTTTTGCCGCAGAACTCGCCGCAGCCCCATTGCTCAACCAGAACGGTGCAAAAGCCTGGCTGGCAATTGAAGACCCCGCTCACCCCTGGCCACCGCTGGGCAAGGGAAAACCCAGTGCGGGGCCTTTTTACCTGGTGTGGACCGACCCTCAAGCCAGCCATATCAGCCCCGAACAATGGCCTTTCCAGGTGGTCAGTTTTAAACGCCAACTGCCGGTTGCCGAACGCTTCCCGGCATTGCGCCCGGACCCAGCCCTGCCCAAGGATTCATCGGTCAATCAGGGTTTTGTACTGTTTCAAAAGAACTGCCTGGCCTGTCATCGCCTCAATGGTGCCGGCGATGCTCAGTTCGGTCCCGACCTGAACATTCCATACAATCCGACCGAATATTTTGCTGCCGACTTTCTCAAGCACTACATCCGGGACCCGCAAAGCCTGCGGCAGTGGCCACAGGCGCGCATGCCCGGGTTTTCGCCAACTGTGTTACCTGACAATGAACTGGAACTGTTGATCCAGTATTTGCAGCACATGACGACGCGCAAAGTGAACTCTTGA
- a CDS encoding amidotransferase, translating into MSLRICILETDILRPEFVDQYQGYGQMFKHLFSQQPIAAQFSIFNVMNGEYPSDDQSFDAYLVTGSKADSFGTDPWIQTLKTYLLTRFERGDKLLGVCFGHQLLALLLGGKSERATQGWGVGTHQYKLAASAPWMSPAIEDLTLLISHQDQVTALPQNATVIASSDFCPFAAYHINDQVLCFQGHPEFIHDYSRALLNLRQESLGEQIYSTGITSLELDHHGRTVAEWMMRFVSHKPQAESA; encoded by the coding sequence ATGTCGCTACGCATCTGCATTCTGGAAACCGACATTTTGCGTCCAGAGTTTGTTGATCAATATCAAGGTTATGGCCAGATGTTCAAACATCTGTTCTCCCAGCAGCCTATTGCTGCGCAATTCAGCATCTTTAACGTAATGAATGGCGAGTACCCGTCAGACGATCAAAGCTTTGATGCGTATCTGGTTACCGGCAGCAAAGCGGACTCTTTCGGCACTGATCCATGGATCCAGACGCTGAAAACCTATTTGCTGACCCGTTTTGAGCGTGGTGACAAATTACTCGGCGTCTGTTTTGGTCACCAGTTGTTGGCGTTGCTGCTGGGGGGCAAGAGTGAGCGCGCTACCCAGGGCTGGGGCGTCGGTACTCATCAGTACAAACTGGCCGCCAGTGCGCCGTGGATGAGCCCGGCTATCGAAGACCTCACATTATTGATCAGCCATCAGGATCAAGTGACCGCCTTGCCGCAGAACGCCACGGTAATTGCGTCCAGCGACTTTTGCCCGTTTGCCGCCTATCACATCAATGATCAAGTGCTGTGCTTTCAGGGGCACCCCGAGTTCATTCATGACTACTCACGGGCCTTGCTCAATCTGCGTCAGGAGAGTCTGGGGGAGCAGATATACAGCACCGGGATCACCAGCCTGGAACTCGACCATCACGGTCGTACAGTTGCCGAGTGGATGATGCGTTTTGTCTCGCACAAACCCCAGGCTGAATCGGCATAA
- a CDS encoding magnesium and cobalt transport protein CorA translates to MGRVVAAAVYSAGKKVTDITLDEGSGWAQKPGHFVWIGLEQPDAQELSNLQRQFHLHELAIEDALEQHSRPKLETFGDALFIVIYSPVRNEGKLDFVETHIFAGNGYIITCRNGHSASYRAVRQRCEARPLLLDHGEDFVLYALLDFVTESYQPVSEAIHAEIEQLERNILGNALNEADIVHLHGLRRDVLRLRRYVAPMVEISEELQRLTFPFIDKNMRPYFRDVQIHVTRQMEDLTTLRDIATQTIEIVVLLESSRQSIVQRKFAAWAAILAFPTAVAGIYGMNFQNMPELSWHYGYFGVLGFITLGVTGLWASFKRSGWL, encoded by the coding sequence ATGGGGAGAGTTGTAGCTGCCGCGGTTTACAGCGCAGGCAAAAAAGTCACCGACATCACTCTGGACGAAGGCAGTGGCTGGGCCCAAAAGCCCGGCCACTTCGTCTGGATCGGCCTGGAACAACCCGACGCCCAAGAGCTGAGCAACTTGCAGCGCCAGTTTCACCTGCATGAACTGGCCATTGAAGACGCCCTGGAACAACACAGTCGACCCAAGCTCGAAACCTTTGGTGATGCGCTGTTCATCGTCATCTACTCGCCGGTGCGCAATGAAGGCAAGCTGGACTTCGTCGAAACCCATATCTTTGCCGGTAATGGCTACATCATTACCTGTCGCAATGGTCACTCCGCCTCTTATAGAGCTGTTCGGCAACGCTGCGAGGCCCGCCCGCTGCTGCTGGATCATGGCGAAGACTTTGTGTTGTACGCCCTGCTCGATTTCGTTACCGAAAGCTATCAGCCCGTCAGCGAGGCCATTCACGCTGAAATCGAGCAACTGGAACGCAATATTTTGGGCAACGCGCTTAATGAAGCCGACATTGTGCATTTGCACGGATTGCGCCGCGATGTTCTGCGCTTGCGGCGGTATGTGGCGCCCATGGTCGAAATCAGCGAAGAGTTGCAACGCCTGACCTTCCCTTTTATCGACAAGAACATGCGCCCGTATTTCCGCGATGTGCAGATCCACGTCACCCGGCAAATGGAAGACCTGACCACCCTGCGCGACATTGCCACTCAAACGATTGAAATAGTCGTGCTGCTGGAGTCATCACGGCAAAGCATTGTGCAGCGCAAATTTGCCGCCTGGGCAGCCATTCTGGCTTTCCCGACAGCGGTAGCAGGTATTTACGGGATGAACTTCCAGAACATGCCGGAGCTGAGCTGGCACTACGGCTATTTCGGTGTACTGGGGTTTATCACTCTGGGCGTGACAGGGTTGTGGGCCAGCTTCAAGCGCTCTGGCTGGCTGTAA
- a CDS encoding lysophospholipid acyltransferase family protein has translation MLLSIRMLLMSLHFMIAGVLGVLLGICRPFNPDNSRLCARLYAWPSKWILGYRLKAEVGPLMDKPQSCVIVANHQSNYDLFVFGNVVPHRTVCIGKKSLKWVPLFGQLFWLAGNVLIDRGNAHKARQSMLTTTRTLQEKNTSIWVFPEGTRNFGEALLPFKKGAFQMAISAGVPIVPVCVSTYSQHLKLNRWHSADIQIRSLPAIPTAGLTLEDMPALMEQCREQMRECIEAMDREVLAQQNRRLPPMAGGNAPASNPNL, from the coding sequence ATGCTACTTTCGATACGTATGTTGTTGATGAGCCTGCATTTTATGATCGCTGGCGTACTCGGCGTATTGCTTGGAATCTGTCGCCCGTTCAACCCGGACAACAGCCGACTGTGTGCGCGGCTTTATGCGTGGCCGTCCAAATGGATCCTGGGCTACAGACTCAAGGCCGAGGTTGGTCCGCTGATGGACAAACCCCAGAGCTGCGTGATTGTGGCCAACCATCAGTCCAACTACGACTTGTTCGTGTTCGGTAATGTGGTGCCGCATCGCACTGTGTGCATTGGCAAGAAAAGCCTGAAGTGGGTGCCCCTGTTCGGCCAGCTGTTCTGGCTGGCGGGCAATGTGTTGATTGATCGGGGCAATGCGCATAAAGCCCGTCAGTCGATGCTGACCACCACCCGCACCCTGCAAGAAAAAAACACCTCTATCTGGGTCTTTCCGGAGGGCACGCGTAATTTCGGTGAAGCCCTGCTGCCCTTCAAAAAAGGCGCATTCCAGATGGCGATCAGTGCCGGTGTGCCGATTGTGCCGGTCTGTGTCAGCACTTATAGCCAGCATTTGAAACTCAACCGCTGGCACAGTGCCGATATACAGATTCGTTCCTTGCCTGCGATTCCAACCGCCGGGCTGACACTGGAGGACATGCCTGCCTTGATGGAGCAGTGCCGCGAGCAAATGCGCGAGTGCATCGAGGCGATGGACCGCGAGGTGCTGGCACAGCAAAACCGCCGCTTGCCACCCATGGCCGGGGGTAATGCGCCAGCCTCTAACCCGAACCTCTGA
- a CDS encoding crotonase/enoyl-CoA hydratase family protein, whose protein sequence is MSDLISYHLEDGIATLTLSNGKVNAISPDVITAFNAALDQAEEDRAVVIITGQPGILSAGYDLKVMTAGPAQAIELVRQGSTLARRLLAHPFPVIVACPGHAVAKGAFLLLSADYRIGVEGPFTIGLNEVQIGMTMHHAGIELARDRLRKSAFHRSVINAEMFNPHSAVDAGFLDQVVKPVELQTAALEMARQLKKINMKAHKNTKLKVRKELLETLDKAIAEDQLHPL, encoded by the coding sequence ATGAGTGACTTGATCTCGTATCACCTGGAAGACGGTATCGCCACCCTGACCTTGAGCAATGGCAAAGTGAATGCTATTTCCCCGGACGTGATCACTGCGTTCAACGCGGCTCTGGATCAGGCCGAGGAGGATCGCGCGGTGGTGATTATTACCGGGCAGCCGGGTATTTTGTCGGCCGGTTATGACTTGAAGGTCATGACCGCTGGCCCTGCCCAGGCGATTGAACTGGTAAGACAGGGGTCGACTCTGGCTCGCCGTTTGCTGGCCCACCCATTTCCGGTGATCGTCGCTTGCCCGGGGCATGCCGTGGCCAAGGGCGCATTTCTGCTGTTGTCGGCGGATTACCGGATCGGCGTCGAAGGCCCGTTCACCATTGGCCTTAACGAAGTTCAAATCGGCATGACCATGCACCATGCCGGGATCGAACTGGCACGGGACCGGCTACGCAAGTCGGCCTTCCATCGCTCCGTGATCAACGCCGAGATGTTCAACCCGCACAGCGCGGTAGACGCCGGCTTCCTCGATCAGGTGGTCAAGCCCGTAGAACTGCAGACCGCGGCTCTGGAAATGGCCCGTCAGTTGAAGAAGATCAACATGAAGGCGCACAAGAACACCAAGCTCAAAGTGCGCAAAGAGCTGCTGGAGACTCTGGACAAGGCGATCGCAGAAGATCAACTTCACCCTCTCTGA
- a CDS encoding Lrp/AsnC family transcriptional regulator, with amino-acid sequence MSEMLLSVLLSKAKGISPEAKYVLVRLVECGLVAGPICSGVKELAGRFGISDSQMGAALNSLTAAKVLIRRDLVSGQGRPKRQYELAPGDVEQVGLNDVSKVVHARVIHHLLKHESKALHLSDVAMQQKGPLEGAPLAHVRASRKQGRLSVVNRLLLAVLLCRADRFGVVRDLGRAELSRLTGLSQERLKNRIRTLLDSGLIRAYTPGATGSVIFKKTKSVYYLNLHHPELNCGQRVPILLVSVDRVPTEDNDVDVVDGIFKSGRELRSQLTGEVRKFFKDNHEQGLAPFMRGRLDLYAGYLLSHHWSVLGEGEAELAQLIKLDLLGTPDAEDSQRLATYLCDQAGNVARGVRGGWFQGKSALIDGMDFEGLDYVLLPMREVAYKSRNDRFYPSRAVLALPPDDVVCAGKLHVVEFGLGNQVKVRVFSSLETVSKAEQYLYGLLTPPEGELSV; translated from the coding sequence GTGAGCGAGATGCTGCTTTCAGTGCTGCTCAGTAAGGCGAAAGGGATCAGCCCTGAAGCGAAATATGTATTGGTACGCTTGGTTGAGTGCGGTTTGGTTGCAGGGCCCATTTGCTCGGGTGTTAAAGAGCTAGCAGGGCGATTTGGAATTTCAGATAGCCAGATGGGCGCAGCACTGAATTCGTTGACCGCTGCTAAGGTCCTGATTCGTCGGGACTTGGTGAGCGGGCAAGGGCGCCCCAAAAGACAATATGAATTGGCGCCAGGCGACGTTGAGCAGGTTGGTCTGAATGACGTGTCTAAGGTGGTCCATGCCAGAGTAATCCATCACCTTTTAAAGCATGAGAGCAAGGCGCTTCATTTGTCAGATGTTGCCATGCAGCAAAAGGGGCCGCTCGAAGGCGCCCCCCTTGCTCATGTCCGAGCAAGCCGGAAGCAGGGCCGACTGAGTGTCGTAAATCGTTTGCTGCTTGCAGTCCTGTTATGCCGCGCTGATCGATTTGGTGTTGTGCGGGATTTAGGTCGTGCAGAGCTCTCGCGGTTAACTGGGCTAAGTCAGGAGCGTCTGAAGAACCGGATTCGGACCTTGCTCGATAGTGGTTTGATCCGGGCATACACGCCGGGGGCAACGGGTTCAGTCATCTTCAAAAAGACCAAAAGCGTTTACTACCTCAACCTGCACCATCCAGAGTTGAATTGTGGGCAGCGCGTGCCAATTTTATTGGTGTCGGTTGATCGCGTGCCGACTGAGGACAACGATGTTGACGTAGTAGATGGCATCTTCAAGTCAGGCCGGGAGTTGAGGAGCCAATTGACTGGCGAAGTTCGTAAGTTTTTTAAAGATAACCACGAGCAAGGGTTGGCCCCTTTCATGAGGGGGAGGCTTGATTTGTATGCGGGATATCTGCTTTCTCATCATTGGAGTGTGCTTGGTGAGGGTGAGGCAGAGCTGGCTCAGTTGATCAAGCTCGATTTGCTTGGCACTCCTGATGCCGAAGACTCCCAACGGCTTGCCACCTATTTGTGTGACCAAGCTGGAAACGTGGCGAGAGGTGTTAGAGGTGGCTGGTTTCAGGGCAAATCGGCATTGATCGATGGCATGGATTTCGAGGGGTTGGATTACGTGCTTCTCCCTATGCGAGAGGTTGCCTATAAGTCCCGCAATGATCGGTTCTATCCTTCGCGAGCCGTTCTGGCGTTACCTCCGGATGACGTAGTGTGCGCGGGAAAATTGCATGTTGTGGAGTTTGGGCTTGGTAATCAGGTGAAGGTGCGGGTTTTTAGTAGCTTGGAGACGGTTTCTAAGGCAGAGCAATATTTGTATGGCTTACTGACTCCGCCAGAAGGTGAATTGTCTGTTTGA
- a CDS encoding helix-turn-helix transcriptional regulator, whose amino-acid sequence MRIIRLKDVIDSTGLGRSTIYKYIAEGAFPKPVSLGERSVGWVEEEVHEWILARIEERDMAE is encoded by the coding sequence ATGAGGATCATTCGCCTGAAAGACGTCATCGACTCAACTGGTCTGGGTCGCTCTACCATCTATAAGTACATCGCCGAAGGAGCCTTCCCCAAGCCGGTTTCACTGGGAGAGCGCAGCGTTGGTTGGGTGGAGGAGGAGGTACACGAGTGGATTTTGGCCCGGATCGAAGAGCGCGACATGGCCGAGTAA
- a CDS encoding inovirus Gp2 family protein, with protein MLRHPDNRNLHFHYDDTFEGLPVMVEKGPFIREYLADLKRTIDLALDQYPRVLAFRVDLRLPCDIELDGYVDSNEVISRFFASFKSKVKHHREMASRRYRHAHSCKVRYAWAREQGWRGRSHYHLLILLNRDAFYTVGKIASDRANMFSRLNEAWASALGIPVDLVVGLVEIPDNATYRVVREKSAKGFGDDGLGSLFRRASYLCKSATKVYGSNQHGFGCSRG; from the coding sequence ATGCTTCGTCATCCCGATAACCGAAACCTTCACTTCCACTACGACGACACCTTCGAAGGGCTGCCAGTGATGGTGGAGAAAGGCCCATTCATCCGCGAATACCTTGCTGATCTAAAACGCACCATTGATCTGGCTCTTGATCAATATCCCAGGGTGCTGGCGTTCAGGGTGGATCTTCGGCTTCCCTGTGATATTGAACTTGACGGTTACGTGGATTCCAACGAGGTCATTAGCAGGTTCTTTGCCTCATTCAAATCAAAGGTCAAGCATCATCGCGAAATGGCTTCACGGCGATACAGGCACGCTCATAGCTGCAAAGTTCGGTATGCCTGGGCACGAGAGCAAGGGTGGCGTGGAAGGTCGCACTACCACCTGCTGATCTTGCTGAACCGAGATGCCTTTTACACAGTAGGCAAAATCGCCTCAGACCGAGCCAACATGTTCAGCCGCCTGAACGAGGCGTGGGCGAGCGCGCTGGGGATACCAGTCGATTTAGTTGTAGGGCTGGTAGAAATTCCAGATAACGCGACCTACCGAGTAGTCAGGGAAAAATCTGCGAAAGGATTTGGTGACGATGGGCTTGGTTCGCTATTCAGAAGGGCTAGCTACCTCTGTAAGTCGGCTACCAAGGTCTACGGAAGCAATCAGCATGGGTTTGGTTGCAGTAGAGGGTGA
- a CDS encoding IS3 family transposase, which translates to MIAELRESFPTAVVCRVFGVKRSSFYEWIQRRAKPRIRREELKSKVVELHSQSREAMGSRMISKGLKSQKITAGRSLVRALMREANIVSKQRQPHPFRSKGVEAFVAPNRLKRNFKPTAIDQVWCGDVTSLMVGKRWIHLAIVIDLYARRVIGWAFSLVNDANLVSKALRMATAVRTCLPGLMFHSDQGCQYTSRKFQEELVLHGILQSMSHRGQCWDNAPTERFFGTLKSEWVPRNGYSLIEEAKTDMVRFFMYYNRTRLHSYNNYLSPIAMEQKAA; encoded by the coding sequence ATGATCGCAGAGCTAAGAGAGTCATTTCCGACGGCTGTGGTATGTCGTGTTTTTGGTGTGAAGCGCAGCAGCTTTTATGAGTGGATTCAACGGCGAGCCAAGCCGCGGATCAGGCGTGAAGAACTCAAATCGAAAGTGGTTGAGTTGCACAGCCAAAGCCGCGAAGCCATGGGCTCCAGAATGATCAGCAAGGGCCTGAAGTCTCAGAAAATAACTGCTGGAAGAAGCCTTGTCCGAGCGCTGATGAGGGAGGCCAATATTGTCAGCAAACAGCGTCAGCCTCACCCTTTCAGATCCAAAGGGGTGGAAGCATTTGTCGCGCCCAATCGGCTAAAACGCAATTTCAAACCGACTGCAATCGATCAGGTTTGGTGTGGCGACGTGACCAGTCTGATGGTAGGCAAACGCTGGATTCATTTGGCCATCGTGATCGATTTGTATGCTCGCAGGGTCATTGGTTGGGCTTTTTCTCTGGTCAATGACGCCAACTTGGTCAGCAAAGCGCTACGCATGGCGACAGCAGTACGAACGTGTCTGCCTGGGCTGATGTTTCACTCAGACCAGGGATGTCAGTACACCAGCCGCAAGTTTCAAGAGGAACTGGTGCTCCACGGCATTTTGCAAAGCATGAGTCATCGTGGACAGTGCTGGGACAATGCTCCAACAGAGCGTTTTTTCGGCACACTGAAATCAGAGTGGGTACCTCGCAACGGCTACAGCCTGATCGAGGAGGCAAAAACGGACATGGTGCGTTTCTTCATGTACTACAACCGCACCAGGCTCCACAGCTACAACAACTACCTGTCGCCAATAGCTATGGAGCAAAAAGCGGCATAA